The Rhizobium indicum genome has a segment encoding these proteins:
- a CDS encoding DeoR/GlpR family DNA-binding transcription regulator — protein sequence MTDHPQARLQHILEELAKHGRVTVKELATEFSVSPETVRRDLKQLEMEGHLRCIYGGGVTPRRDADQPISQRMRVNAREKAKIATLAARELRDHTKIFLDSGTTMLALSRYLVDRPLINIYTNSLDIIQTLSGVESNNVVAVGGVLRPSYRAFLGTDTLNVIREHLFDIAFVSAVTVDVNLGFMDLGEDEALVRRALRRHAKQVVMLADSSKFGRQGNFCTYNFRDVDLLITDAPPRADFLEKLEEARVKVIYA from the coding sequence ATGACCGACCATCCCCAGGCACGTCTGCAACACATTCTCGAAGAGCTGGCCAAGCATGGCCGGGTCACGGTCAAGGAACTGGCGACGGAATTTTCCGTCAGCCCGGAAACCGTGCGCCGCGACCTGAAGCAGCTGGAGATGGAAGGGCACCTGCGCTGCATCTATGGCGGCGGCGTGACGCCGCGTCGGGATGCCGATCAGCCGATCTCGCAACGCATGCGCGTCAATGCCCGTGAAAAGGCAAAAATAGCAACCCTCGCTGCCAGGGAGCTGCGCGACCATACCAAGATCTTCCTCGACAGCGGCACGACGATGCTGGCGCTGTCGCGCTATCTAGTCGATCGGCCGCTGATCAATATCTACACCAACTCGCTGGATATCATCCAGACCTTGTCGGGGGTGGAATCCAATAACGTGGTCGCGGTCGGCGGCGTTCTGCGGCCGAGCTACCGGGCGTTTCTCGGCACCGATACGCTCAATGTGATCCGCGAACATCTCTTCGATATCGCCTTCGTCAGCGCGGTGACGGTCGATGTCAATCTCGGTTTCATGGACCTCGGCGAGGACGAGGCGCTGGTGCGCCGGGCGTTGCGCCGCCATGCCAAGCAGGTGGTGATGCTCGCCGACAGCAGCAAGTTCGGCCGCCAGGGTAATTTCTGCACCTATAATTTTCGTGACGTTGATCTGCTCATCACTGATGCGCCTCCGCGGGCAGATTTCCTTGAAAAGTTGGAAGAGGCGCGAGTGAAGGTGATTTATGCTTGA
- a CDS encoding helix-turn-helix transcriptional regulator — protein sequence MRCIINYCNAANFTLLIFIPDCQIGNGSTICGFMEPRVTPREKEVLTLMCEGKSAQEIAIILGCSAYTVRTHIGRLKDEFNVYKDTALIAAAFRKRIIE from the coding sequence TTGCGCTGCATTATCAACTATTGCAATGCCGCAAACTTTACGCTCCTCATCTTCATTCCCGACTGTCAAATTGGCAACGGCAGCACCATATGTGGTTTTATGGAGCCTCGAGTAACGCCGCGTGAAAAGGAAGTACTAACGCTCATGTGCGAGGGAAAAAGCGCCCAGGAAATTGCGATAATCCTGGGTTGTTCCGCCTATACGGTGCGCACGCACATCGGTCGCTTAAAGGACGAGTTCAACGTTTATAAGGACACTGCGTTGATCGCCGCCGCTTTCCGCAAGAGGATCATCGAATAG
- a CDS encoding LysR family transcriptional regulator, translating to MALSLRQLRYFVATAELGQISQAALDLSISQSAVTTAIKELEQTVGASLFIRAPHGMDLTAAGRQFLSHAYDILKKVDEATHLNVVNNEVEGTLTVAATYTVIGYFLPLHIERLRRLFPKLDIQLFELTRESIEEGLLTNRYDMSVLLTSNILNPSLVTEKVLSSTRRLWVPAQHHLLQADSVGLEEIAEEPYIMLTVDEAAHSSLKYWSASPYQPQVILRTSSVEAVRSLVANGQGVAILSDMVHRPWSLEGRRIETINVRDPVPAMDVGLAWRKNLELSPPMLAFRSYFQQAFHLPGNAR from the coding sequence ATGGCGCTCAGTCTCCGGCAGCTTCGTTATTTTGTCGCGACCGCGGAACTCGGCCAGATATCACAGGCTGCGCTAGATCTTTCCATTTCGCAGTCCGCCGTGACGACGGCGATCAAGGAACTGGAGCAGACCGTCGGCGCCAGCCTGTTCATCCGTGCCCCACACGGCATGGACCTGACGGCGGCCGGGCGCCAGTTCCTGTCGCATGCCTATGACATCCTGAAAAAGGTGGATGAGGCAACGCACCTGAACGTCGTCAACAACGAAGTCGAGGGTACCCTGACGGTGGCGGCAACCTATACCGTCATCGGCTATTTTCTGCCCCTGCACATCGAACGGCTGCGGCGCCTCTTCCCCAAGCTCGATATCCAACTCTTCGAATTGACACGGGAATCGATCGAGGAAGGTCTTCTGACCAACCGCTATGATATGTCGGTGCTACTCACCTCCAACATCCTCAACCCATCGCTTGTGACGGAAAAGGTGTTGAGTTCGACCCGCCGCCTGTGGGTGCCGGCGCAGCATCACCTGCTTCAGGCAGATTCAGTGGGTTTGGAGGAAATCGCCGAGGAACCTTACATCATGCTGACCGTCGACGAGGCGGCCCATTCGTCGCTGAAATACTGGAGCGCCTCGCCCTACCAGCCCCAGGTGATCCTGCGCACGTCATCCGTCGAGGCGGTGCGATCCCTCGTCGCCAACGGCCAAGGCGTGGCAATCCTCTCCGACATGGTGCACCGGCCTTGGTCACTGGAAGGACGGCGGATCGAAACCATCAATGTGCGCGATCCGGTGCCGGCCATGGATGTTGGTCTTGCATGGCGTAAGAACCTCGAACTTTCACCGCCGATGCTCGCCTTCCGATCCTATTTCCAGCAGGCATTCCACCTGCCAGGGAATGCGCGCTAA
- a CDS encoding acetyl-CoA carboxylase: protein MSKLEIRSPLPGTFYRTPAPDAAPFKADGDAVASADTIGMIEVMKTFQEIPAGIDGTAIRFLVDNEEPVMAGQVIAEVDA from the coding sequence ATGAGCAAGCTCGAAATCAGATCGCCCTTGCCGGGCACGTTCTACCGGACGCCGGCGCCGGACGCGGCCCCGTTCAAGGCGGACGGCGACGCGGTCGCAAGTGCCGACACCATCGGCATGATCGAGGTGATGAAGACATTCCAGGAAATCCCGGCAGGCATCGACGGCACGGCCATCCGCTTCCTCGTCGATAATGAAGAGCCGGTGATGGCCGGCCAGGTGATCGCAGAGGTGGACGCATGA
- a CDS encoding phosphotransferase has protein sequence MKALGQASTVDEKAAEAAIRAVSGWANADMRYAPGIAGVASPTHRAVDSQNWFVARGDAPATYFLKILHTDQSDFIDLERSVSAARQASTLGLTPAPLWHSPEMSAVVFDRLSEAWHTARMDDLRKRDVLESVIAAKSALHGSRPLGETWTVFDRIRVVEKALADAGIAEVAADGWWMRECVGDIEAAIIATGFDEKPAHADGLASNIMIAPDGRVQLVDFDEARNVDPFYDIGILLNEAFQFDSEMQPALEIFEGQFRQTSLNRCRLYGIADDLFWGMWGMLMDRVSPRGGIEFLKYAQWRLLRCRMELRNPRFEFMLRTL, from the coding sequence ATGAAGGCACTCGGGCAAGCATCCACAGTGGATGAGAAGGCGGCTGAAGCCGCCATCCGCGCCGTTTCGGGCTGGGCAAACGCCGATATGCGTTATGCGCCGGGCATTGCGGGTGTCGCCTCGCCGACGCACCGTGCCGTCGACAGCCAGAACTGGTTCGTTGCCAGGGGAGATGCGCCCGCCACCTATTTCCTGAAAATTCTCCATACGGACCAGTCGGATTTCATCGATCTGGAGAGGTCCGTTAGCGCCGCGCGTCAGGCTTCAACCCTGGGCCTGACGCCGGCGCCCCTTTGGCACAGCCCGGAAATGTCGGCGGTCGTTTTCGACCGCCTGTCGGAAGCCTGGCATACCGCCAGAATGGACGACCTGCGCAAGCGCGATGTTCTGGAAAGTGTCATCGCCGCCAAGAGCGCCCTGCATGGCAGCAGGCCGCTTGGCGAAACGTGGACAGTGTTCGACCGCATCCGCGTCGTCGAAAAAGCGCTTGCCGATGCAGGCATCGCAGAGGTTGCCGCAGACGGATGGTGGATGCGCGAATGCGTCGGAGATATCGAAGCGGCGATCATCGCTACCGGCTTCGATGAAAAACCAGCCCATGCCGACGGTCTTGCCTCCAACATCATGATCGCGCCGGATGGTAGAGTGCAACTGGTCGATTTCGACGAGGCCCGCAATGTCGATCCGTTCTACGACATCGGCATCCTGCTCAACGAGGCCTTCCAGTTCGACAGCGAAATGCAGCCGGCGCTCGAAATCTTCGAGGGACAATTTCGCCAGACGTCGCTCAACCGCTGCCGCCTTTACGGCATTGCTGACGATCTCTTCTGGGGCATGTGGGGCATGCTGATGGACAGGGTTTCGCCGCGCGGCGGTATCGAATTCCTGAAATATGCACAATGGCGCCTGTTGCGCTGCCGAATGGAGCTTCGCAATCCGCGTTTCGAATTCATGCTCCGCACACTCTGA
- a CDS encoding Zn-dependent hydrolase yields the protein MLETRNEPASLPEVDAEALHRMMEEVSVFGGGPGGAMTRLTLSREDKAARDWLANWLKNSGLRLEIDPMGNMYGFLDWAGPDAPLVMSGSHLDSQPNGGRFDGAYGVIAACAAMDAIRKQVAAAGVTPKVNFCIVNWTNEEGARFQPSLLGSGVNAGELTLDFALARKDGDGISVNHALDDIGYAGTFGPVIPDALIELHIEGSAELEKNGMRFAIFNRFWGNVKYRLAFIGRQAHTGPTPMAERHDALLAAAYLIAELKGFADQAGIDLHTSCGRLEVYPNSPNVVPGEAVMFIELRSAKPDVLAWAEAQLNEKADLCAKKADVGFEVRSIDRRRAGNMDERLVALAQDTAAGFGLETLLLDTIGGHDAVSMTAVSPAVVIAVPSVGGVIHHPTEFTTPEDRLLGAEILSAMLWKFCLNGNILKTID from the coding sequence ATGCTTGAAACCCGCAACGAGCCGGCATCCCTGCCTGAGGTCGATGCCGAAGCCCTGCACCGGATGATGGAGGAAGTCTCCGTCTTCGGCGGCGGGCCGGGTGGTGCGATGACGCGGCTGACCCTGTCACGGGAAGACAAGGCGGCACGTGACTGGCTGGCGAACTGGCTGAAGAATTCGGGCCTGCGCCTGGAGATCGACCCGATGGGCAACATGTACGGCTTCCTCGATTGGGCCGGGCCGGATGCACCTCTGGTCATGAGCGGGTCGCACCTCGACAGCCAGCCGAACGGCGGCCGCTTCGATGGCGCCTACGGCGTGATTGCCGCCTGCGCGGCGATGGACGCCATACGCAAGCAGGTTGCCGCGGCTGGGGTCACGCCGAAAGTCAATTTCTGCATCGTCAACTGGACCAACGAGGAGGGCGCCCGCTTCCAGCCGAGCCTTCTCGGCAGCGGCGTCAATGCCGGCGAACTGACACTCGATTTCGCGCTCGCCCGCAAGGATGGCGACGGCATTTCCGTCAATCACGCTCTTGATGACATCGGTTATGCCGGCACCTTCGGCCCGGTTATTCCCGATGCGCTGATCGAACTGCATATCGAGGGTTCGGCCGAGCTGGAAAAGAACGGCATGCGCTTTGCCATCTTCAACCGTTTCTGGGGCAACGTCAAATACCGGCTCGCCTTCATCGGCCGCCAGGCGCACACCGGCCCGACGCCGATGGCCGAGCGCCATGACGCGCTCCTGGCCGCGGCCTACCTGATCGCCGAGTTGAAGGGTTTTGCCGACCAAGCCGGGATCGACCTGCACACCTCCTGCGGTCGTCTCGAGGTCTATCCGAATTCTCCCAACGTCGTGCCCGGCGAGGCGGTGATGTTCATCGAATTGCGCTCTGCCAAGCCCGATGTGTTGGCCTGGGCGGAAGCCCAGCTCAACGAGAAAGCTGACCTCTGCGCCAAGAAAGCGGATGTCGGCTTCGAGGTCCGCTCGATCGACCGCCGCCGCGCCGGGAACATGGACGAGCGACTGGTTGCCCTGGCCCAGGATACTGCTGCCGGCTTCGGCCTTGAAACCTTGTTGCTCGACACCATCGGCGGACATGACGCGGTCAGCATGACGGCCGTTTCCCCGGCCGTTGTCATCGCCGTGCCGAGCGTCGGCGGCGTCATCCACCACCCAACGGAGTTCACCACGCCGGAAGACCGGTTGCTGGGCGCGGAAATCCTCAGCGCCATGCTGTGGAAATTCTGCCTCAACGGCAACATCCTGAAAACCATCGACTGA
- a CDS encoding ABC transporter permease: MSVTETDMPANPVPATQRGASVARRIWRIALASNEFRVGAAIFIVLVLAALLYPQLSGIDPTKMSVATRLHAPPFMGDKWSWTAPLGTDQIGRDMLVRSLVGLRYSLLIGLSTVLVMLIIGCSLGTIAGYYGGRVDMAIMRLTDAQLSIPMIILAITVLGVSRPTIPAIILVLGLSSWPVYARVTRSVVMTERKREYVRAAEIYGASDFRIMVRLLAPLVLPPIIFVSVLDVARMMIFESILGFIGLGVQPPTPTFGNIIADGRKYLLNAWWIATMPGVFLCLCLTSINLMGASLERARNRIYGGKS; the protein is encoded by the coding sequence ATGAGCGTGACAGAGACAGACATGCCGGCGAACCCGGTTCCGGCAACACAACGCGGTGCTTCGGTGGCGCGGCGTATCTGGCGGATTGCCCTTGCCTCCAACGAATTCCGTGTCGGCGCTGCGATTTTCATCGTTTTAGTTCTGGCGGCCCTGCTTTATCCGCAACTGAGCGGCATCGACCCCACGAAGATGAGTGTCGCCACGCGCCTGCATGCGCCGCCGTTCATGGGCGACAAATGGAGCTGGACGGCGCCGCTCGGCACTGACCAGATCGGCCGCGACATGCTGGTGCGCAGCCTTGTCGGCCTGCGTTACTCGTTGCTGATAGGGCTTTCCACCGTTCTCGTCATGCTGATTATCGGCTGTTCGCTCGGCACGATCGCCGGCTACTATGGCGGCCGCGTCGACATGGCGATCATGCGCCTGACCGATGCCCAGCTGTCGATCCCGATGATCATCCTGGCGATCACCGTGCTTGGCGTCTCGCGTCCGACGATCCCGGCGATCATCCTCGTCCTCGGCCTGTCGAGCTGGCCGGTCTATGCCCGCGTCACCCGTAGCGTCGTGATGACCGAGCGCAAGCGGGAATATGTGCGCGCCGCCGAAATCTATGGTGCGTCCGATTTCCGCATCATGGTGCGCCTGCTGGCGCCCTTGGTACTGCCGCCGATCATCTTCGTGTCGGTGCTCGATGTCGCCCGGATGATGATCTTCGAATCCATCCTCGGCTTCATCGGGTTGGGCGTTCAGCCGCCGACGCCGACCTTCGGCAACATCATCGCCGACGGCCGCAAGTATCTGCTCAATGCCTGGTGGATCGCCACCATGCCGGGCGTGTTCCTGTGTCTGTGCCTGACCAGCATCAACCTGATGGGCGCATCGCTCGAACGGGCTCGCAATCGTATCTATGGAGGCAAATCGTGA
- a CDS encoding ABC transporter ATP-binding protein: protein MTGTPLLQVRDLSVGLETGASMRPIISDIDFDLAPREILGIIGASGAGKTVLSRALVNWIDPPLKVTSGSVVYKSQNILDLPAQKLRTLRREIAYVGANPAGALDPTLPVGQQIVEKLRAVAPEIAHEEARKRVIDLLGAVRIPSPQMRYHEYPSQFSGGMMQRALIVDALVSNPAFLVADNVTQPLDVTVAAQVLRLMRELTTRFDTAIVFISSSLPLVSDAADQILVLAEGKVVERQATKALVNTPEHPYTRELISQIPKIWTSEAVTIDLPAETREPIISIRDATRSYRVRKRGTFASYSTVRAVRNVTFDVFPGENFGIVGESGCGKSTLMRLLSRLERPDSGQVLCDGQDITRLSGKGLLKFRRDFQLVLQDPFNSLPPRTAIGAIIEEPLKTHGIVRGAELRDRVLSVMREVGLPGTLYDELPLGLSAGQRQRVNVARAMVLEPKVLIMDETLSSLDQTEQFKLLKLFEQLQAQHGLTYVYISHDLAMVRRVCNRVAVMYLGEVVEIADNGRLFFDPGHPYTKALLSAVPTLEERRYKPEECLLEGEPPSPIDLPPGCSFASRCPNAFGRCHKQSPVLTARGNKDLAACFLVENTLSHAAA, encoded by the coding sequence GTGACTGGCACACCGCTTCTGCAGGTTCGCGATCTGAGCGTTGGCCTGGAAACGGGCGCTAGCATGCGTCCGATCATTTCCGATATCGACTTCGATCTGGCCCCGCGCGAAATTCTCGGAATCATCGGCGCGAGTGGTGCCGGCAAGACCGTGCTCTCGCGTGCACTCGTCAACTGGATCGATCCGCCGCTGAAAGTCACCTCCGGATCGGTGGTCTACAAATCCCAGAACATCCTCGATCTGCCGGCACAGAAGCTGCGCACGCTGCGCCGTGAGATCGCCTATGTCGGCGCTAATCCGGCGGGGGCTCTCGATCCGACCCTGCCGGTCGGCCAGCAGATCGTCGAGAAACTGCGCGCGGTCGCACCGGAGATTGCGCATGAGGAAGCCAGGAAGCGGGTCATCGATCTGCTTGGCGCGGTGCGCATCCCTTCGCCGCAGATGCGTTATCACGAATATCCATCGCAATTCAGCGGCGGCATGATGCAGCGCGCCCTGATCGTCGATGCGCTGGTAAGCAATCCGGCTTTCCTCGTCGCCGACAATGTGACCCAGCCGCTTGATGTTACGGTCGCCGCCCAGGTGCTGCGCCTGATGCGGGAGTTGACCACGCGTTTCGACACGGCGATCGTCTTCATATCCTCGTCGCTGCCGCTGGTGAGCGACGCTGCCGATCAGATCCTGGTGCTGGCCGAAGGTAAGGTCGTGGAGCGGCAGGCAACGAAGGCACTCGTCAACACGCCGGAGCATCCCTATACCCGCGAGCTGATCAGCCAGATCCCGAAGATTTGGACGAGCGAAGCTGTTACCATCGACCTGCCGGCTGAGACCCGCGAGCCGATCATCAGCATTCGCGATGCCACGCGTTCCTACCGGGTGCGCAAGCGCGGCACCTTTGCCAGCTACAGCACCGTGCGTGCCGTGCGCAACGTCACCTTCGACGTCTTTCCGGGCGAGAACTTCGGCATCGTCGGCGAATCCGGCTGCGGCAAGTCCACTCTCATGCGCTTGCTCAGCCGGCTGGAACGGCCCGATAGCGGCCAGGTCCTCTGCGACGGACAGGATATCACCAGGCTTTCCGGCAAGGGGCTTTTGAAATTCCGGCGCGATTTTCAGCTGGTGCTGCAGGATCCCTTCAATTCGCTGCCGCCACGCACCGCCATCGGCGCCATCATCGAGGAGCCGCTGAAGACGCACGGCATCGTCAGGGGCGCGGAGTTGCGTGACCGCGTGCTCTCCGTGATGCGTGAGGTCGGCCTGCCCGGTACGCTCTACGATGAGCTTCCGCTGGGTTTGAGTGCCGGCCAGCGCCAGCGCGTCAACGTCGCCCGCGCCATGGTGCTGGAGCCGAAGGTGTTGATCATGGACGAGACGCTGTCGTCGCTTGACCAGACCGAGCAGTTCAAATTGCTGAAGCTGTTCGAGCAGTTGCAGGCCCAGCACGGCCTGACCTATGTCTACATTTCTCACGATCTGGCGATGGTACGGCGTGTCTGCAATCGCGTTGCGGTCATGTATCTTGGCGAAGTCGTCGAGATCGCCGACAACGGCCGGCTGTTCTTCGATCCAGGCCATCCCTACACCAAGGCCTTGCTCAGCGCCGTGCCGACGCTGGAGGAGCGCCGCTACAAGCCGGAAGAGTGTCTGCTGGAAGGAGAGCCGCCAAGCCCGATCGACCTGCCGCCCGGTTGCAGTTTCGCCAGCCGCTGCCCGAACGCATTCGGCCGCTGTCACAAGCAAAGCCCGGTCCTGACCGCCCGCGGCAACAAGGATCTGGCTGCTTGCTTTTTGGTGGAAAACACGCTTTCCCATGCCGCAGCTTGA
- a CDS encoding choline/ethanolamine kinase family protein translates to MEKRLGEATNEAEGEIESLLREIEPWSERELHYRPVHGGISNSNWRVRVAGEQGHFFVKVPGRGTEMFIDRKAALDASRRAQDLGIGPKIYEYLADKGVEIADYIEGRRACTNRDFQDPTVRKAVVGLYRTFNDSGRLPLTKTVFDMIDEHIEQVRELGGAFPIDFAWLYKQYRLARAALEASGIDLVACFNDPMAGNFMVADDKSLMLIDYEYASNNDRCYDIGIWCGEMFFSDAVEAEVIEEYFGRFDPRMKARLAVHRALADVKWSTWAMVQNVVSALDFDFYKYGAWKHMRARVAMQDPRWVEYLKAV, encoded by the coding sequence ATGGAAAAACGATTGGGGGAAGCGACAAACGAGGCGGAAGGGGAAATCGAATCCCTGCTGCGCGAAATTGAGCCGTGGTCTGAACGTGAACTCCATTACCGTCCGGTGCACGGCGGTATCAGCAATTCGAACTGGCGGGTCAGGGTCGCTGGCGAACAGGGCCATTTCTTCGTCAAGGTGCCCGGCCGCGGCACCGAGATGTTCATCGACCGCAAGGCGGCGCTGGACGCCAGCCGCCGGGCGCAGGACCTCGGCATTGGCCCGAAGATTTATGAGTATCTCGCTGACAAGGGTGTCGAGATCGCCGACTATATCGAAGGTCGGCGTGCCTGCACCAACCGCGATTTCCAGGATCCGACAGTGCGCAAAGCCGTCGTCGGGCTCTACCGCACCTTCAACGATTCAGGCCGCTTGCCGCTGACCAAGACGGTCTTTGACATGATCGACGAGCATATCGAGCAGGTGCGCGAATTGGGCGGTGCCTTTCCGATCGATTTTGCCTGGCTTTACAAGCAATACCGGCTCGCGCGCGCAGCTCTCGAAGCTTCCGGCATTGATCTCGTTGCTTGCTTTAACGATCCTATGGCGGGTAATTTTATGGTCGCCGACGACAAGTCGCTGATGCTCATCGACTACGAATATGCCTCCAATAACGACCGTTGCTACGATATCGGCATTTGGTGCGGCGAGATGTTCTTCTCCGATGCCGTGGAGGCAGAGGTCATAGAGGAATATTTCGGCCGCTTCGATCCGCGAATGAAAGCCCGTCTTGCCGTGCATCGGGCGCTTGCCGATGTGAAATGGTCGACTTGGGCCATGGTCCAGAATGTCGTCTCGGCGCTCGATTTTGATTTCTACAAATATGGCGCCTGGAAACACATGCGCGCTCGCGTGGCCATGCAGGATCCGCGCTGGGTCGAGTATCTCAAGGCCGTTTGA
- a CDS encoding 5-oxoprolinase subunit PxpA — protein sequence MIDAVDINCDMGEAFGRWRVGDTDDTTLMALISSANIAAGFHAGDPNLMDQTVRLATEHGVGIGAHPGYNDLQGFGRRKIAGTAKELVNDMVYQVGALREFARRHGARLQHVKPHGALYMEMAVNAELSQIFVQYMRTVEPNAYIFCMGGSETYRVAKEAGQPVVREFYADRDYDDTGSIVFTRDAGRPDPAAIARKVVRACREGKVRTVTGSDVDIAFESICFHSDTLGALDIVRQMRAALNAEGIRIAPVSEIAGH from the coding sequence TTGATCGATGCAGTAGACATCAATTGCGACATGGGCGAAGCCTTCGGCCGGTGGCGCGTCGGCGATACCGACGACACAACGCTGATGGCGTTGATCAGTTCGGCCAATATCGCCGCCGGTTTTCACGCCGGCGATCCGAACCTCATGGATCAGACGGTTCGTCTCGCGACGGAGCATGGCGTCGGCATCGGCGCGCATCCAGGCTATAACGATCTTCAGGGTTTCGGCCGCCGCAAGATTGCCGGAACGGCCAAGGAACTGGTCAACGACATGGTCTATCAGGTCGGCGCGCTGCGGGAGTTCGCCCGTCGCCACGGCGCCCGCCTGCAGCATGTGAAGCCGCACGGCGCTCTCTATATGGAAATGGCTGTGAACGCCGAGCTCTCGCAGATCTTCGTGCAATACATGCGCACCGTCGAGCCCAATGCCTACATCTTCTGCATGGGCGGTTCGGAAACCTACCGGGTCGCAAAGGAAGCCGGCCAGCCGGTCGTGCGCGAGTTCTACGCGGACCGCGACTACGACGACACCGGCTCAATCGTCTTTACCCGCGATGCCGGGCGTCCGGATCCCGCCGCGATCGCCCGAAAGGTCGTGCGCGCCTGCAGGGAAGGCAAGGTCAGGACGGTCACCGGCAGCGATGTCGACATCGCCTTTGAATCCATCTGCTTCCATTCCGATACGCTTGGCGCGCTCGATATCGTGCGCCAGATGCGCGCGGCGCTGAATGCCGAAGGCATCCGCATCGCGCCGGTTTCGGAAATCGCAGGCCACTGA